atgactcctaaattttcatgtcaagGGTAAACCTGTGGCATGTGGACTGTTACTAGCTAGGCTGAACGCAACAGGAGCAGACACAACTTAACCTTACAAATGTGCCTTGACACTGGGGACTTTCAGGTGGTTTTCATGGCAACAACAAACTTCCATCTTAACGTGATGATATTCTAGCAACGTTCATGGTGGTGCTTCACAGCTGTTGGTTATAACAAAGTTTACAGACAGACTGTAAGTTCAGGTGCCATGATGAACATCTACAGGGTATTCGGTCAGTCAACCTTTGTAATAATTCAATTCAAATTAACATGATGAAagccaaaaaaaaaaataaatacatattttctaCACTGTTTTGTATTCATAAACGTACAGCAGTTATTAAAACTGCATGACCATGATGACAAAGGCTGCCATATTGTCACGGTATGGTGATGATACCACTTAGCAGATAGCAAACTGAAGGAAACTAGACAATCAGCTGCTTCTACTTCGTGCCCCACAGGGGTAATCCTTTCATACATTTTGAACTGTGTTGTAAGACACACATAAACCTTCCTTCCAAacttgcatgtacaatgtgaagaCAAGTTCATTCGTCTCTGGTTTCAACTAAATCCAGACTTCAAAGAGATAACAACATACTGTCAGGACACATTACAACTCTACATATCTTAAAACAGTAATTACCCCTACCCACTAATGCAAACATCTACTTATTATCTTACTGAGGAGTGAAGGTACTGAAAAGGAGCCTGCCCTTTGCCCTCCTGCTCCTACTCCAGAAACTGAGCCTGGGAATGAAACTGcttatattttgaaagaaaacaaatatatccgAAACAAACAGACCAGCAAATTTCAACACGTGACTAACACAACGAGAATCAACCTGGGAAATATGGACACTGTTGACAGAGCCAATTCTGAGTTGTGGCTGTATTCAAGAGCAAATATGAAAACTTAATGGTAACCCAACACTTGGTTTTCCTTATTATCACGATTATTACAATTATACAATGTGAAATTTAACTTAAGTCTTTCCACATCACCACTACATATGTAGATGAAAACTGACAGGCTTCTGATGTTGATGACAAGAGATTTACAAGTGATTGGTAAGTCAAGGCCTAAGGACAATTCATTCAAGTTTACTCTTACAGAGACCTgttaacaataaaaaaacagtGTTTGACACAGCCTGTCAAATGTGTGGAAAAGATGTTATTCCATATGATCATTTACACTTCTATTCATACCCACACTCACCATTCTAACTTGACATTCTTGGGAGAGAGAAACAAGTACCTAATTTTTCACTGTCATTGTGAATATCTGTCACCTCATTtgatatttcttgcaaacaatcAAGAAGACATTTTGTTGTGAATTTACTTCAAGCTATTTTCCATTATCCAGTGTATCATATGTCCAGTTGATCTGAAAATATTCTGGGTCCATTCAGTCTTAACTTTCTATTTCAGAAATTATATCTCAAACTTGATTCAATCCGTAACTTAGCACAAAATTTCTCTGCTGTAACAAACACAAACGTGATTGAATCATAAATTTTAACATCAGGCTGTTAGACACATGATGCAAACAGCAAAGACATCAAATGGTTCTTAGGTATTTATCATATTATAACTCACAAAAGTTGGGATCACTTATAGGATCTTTGATGttactactggcaaacaagggtAAGTTGAGCACTGACCTGCACAAGCACTAGCCTACAcctgctctacctttcacacACCAAGGGGTTTGCTCATTGCTGTGGACCGCCTGCTTCTTATAAACACCTTGTCTACGCCGGTCcatcttatccttgtttgccagtaaagTTAATTTGTCGTGTCATGACAAAAGACAAGCACAAATTGAGTTATCCATAAGTTCTGTTGAGTAGTGGATAATGGGTATATAATACACTGAACGATCAAGTCTGTTCTTTACTGTTACAAAACTACAGAAATCACCTCTATTCTGTAAACCATTTATGTGCATGCACACACTGAGCAGTTTCTGACAACACCAATGATGAATGGACGAGGACACTTGTACAAGCAATGCATGAACATGAAAGAAATGACAGTGAAAGCTAAGAGGCCACCAGTGGGACGTTGGGTATGAGCATGGTCTGATGAACACGTACTTAGTGTAAGTGAGACAAGAGTAAAGGCCTTATGGTGAAACTGGGAAAagaggggtggttgggtaggGTTTCCATGAAAAGGTCATGTTATCAATTTTCTCCAATCACCAACATTCCTGAAATTGATAAACAGTTCGAGCCCACATTCATACCATCATGGTAAATTTCTTCTGCTGTCAAGAATTTGAAGAAGGGAAATAATTTCTCAAGATGAAAACACTAGCTTACATAACCAACACACACGGTCATTTCCCGACCAACCAGTTAGAAACACAGTTATATCACTATTACTACACAGAAGCACTCATATAATCACAGAACATCGAACATCAGTCAGTCATAACATTTTGATTCTGACGATCATTCTCAAACtcaacaaaatcatcaaacAGACTTGGCCACGCCTCTGTGTCGTCATAAGTGGTCAGATCCTCGCCCACCTGCTCGGTGAAGTTCAAGAACATGTCCCATGTATCTCTTGGAATGCCTCGAATATTCTGATGCTTGGAGAGGAATTCAAGCCAATGATCAAGAAGCAGTGGCTCATGCTGAGAGAACACCAGCTTCCACAAGCTCATTGCCATCTCAGTCTGCAAAGTCCTCTGACCTGTGTCAGAATCAAGGCCAAATTTGTACGTCCAGCGATAAAGGTCCTTGAAGGACTGTTTGTTCTCCACTTCCGAAAGAAGTTCTGGGAACTTGGATCGGATGCTCTTTAGAGAGTCACATTTGAGATTCCTACAACCATTAATAAATTCATCACGGGTAAAACGACACATTTGATCAGCCTGGAACTTCCAAGCAATGACAAGGACAATAAATTCTTCTGGCTTCacatccagatcttcacagaaCTTCTCCACACCTTCTGCCAaaatgacatcatcatcttctGAATCTTTGTACATGTCAAACATGGCTATAACCTTTGATTCTTGAAAATCCTTAGAAATGAGTGACAATCGTTTACTTTCACCGTTACTTTGCTTTTTAATTGGAGGGAGTTTAGGGTATTGCGTGAACATTTTCTTGTCTGATGGTGTTATCGGTGGTCGACCAGTCCCGTAGTTGGTGTCAGTGGCTGCTGCTGTACGTTTCAACTCTTTGGACTCCGAGACAAATCCTGTGGATGACCTTGACTGTGATGATGAGATGGCACGTTGCGGGTCAACAAACTGGGCATCAGGACCAGGCTGTCCTGGAGCCTCACAGCATGACAAACATTTCCCCATTTGACAGGCCACTCACACCCGCACAGGCGGTTAGCGTAGGCCtgcaacataaacaaaaatagTTTAGACCTCCAACATGACAAACATTTCCCCATTTGACAGGCCACTCACACCCGCACAGGCGGTTAGCGTAGGCCtgcaacataaacaaaaatagTTTAGACCTCCAACATGACAAACATTTCCCCATTTGACAAGCCTCTCACACCCGCACAGGCGGTTAGCATAGGCCtgcaacataaacaaaatagtTTAGACCTCCAACATGACATACATATCCCCACTTTACACGAGACTCACACCAGCACAAGTGGTTAGTGCAGACCTGCAGCATAAACAAAAATAGTTCAGTTGTAGACCACTCACACCCACACAGTATATAGAGTTGTCCATGTACACAACACATGCTACCTTGGGCCTCACTGAAGTGAAGAGCTTGTGATACAATGTTCAAGCTTGTTATTGGATCACTGCAGGTAAATTATTCATTTAAATGGTAGTTTGAGAAAAATAGTTTGAGTCTGTTTAAAAATGGAAGTTGTAAATGTTGCTATTTAAAGTATATCATGGCATCATAATGACAAAAGGCATTCTACTGGTCCTGCCTAAAGCTCATGAGACTACAAAATATCAGTCACCTCAGCAATGCAAACTTCGTATATTCACAAATGACCAGGGTCAAAATACCTGCCCCTGAGGACATGTGACTTTTAAGTCCTTAATACCATCATTTGTTATGACCTGGTCACTGTAACACATGCAAGCGTATCACATGAGCATGTAGTGTTGTATGAGACACCTCCTACCAGCTTACAGTTACAGCCTGGGTGATGGTAGAACTTGCAGTCACAGACAAAAAAATATTGGTCGTAATGAAAACAGAATCAATACAGTAACTACATAAGTCAGTGGTACAATACAGACATCATCCACCAATATTTTATGTTGGAACTCATCTATCAATCAGGAACATAAATGTATTGATTACTTTGATCCCCAGATAAGACTTATATCTGCTGCCAACACTCATCATGCTGGGAACTGGCTGTGTTTAATTAATATCAGAGACATAGATAACAGACCGTTCCCCTTCATTGGCTCATATACTGTCATATAGCTTGGTGCATTGTTAAACAAgaagcaaacaaaacataagctcattttggttgaatttttCAGTTTAAAGAGAGTCGTTTTCTATTCTACAGTAACCATGGAAACGTGTGAGAGTGGGGGCTGGTAGAGGAGAGAGAAAGCAATGAGAAGAGTGATTAGTAGAAGGGGGAAGATGAGAGGGAAAGGGAGAGAGATAGAaggggagagagagacagggagagagtagtagtagtacctgTATGTAGAAACTAATTCTAATCCAAATTATAAGAGTCTATATGCATACACAGACAGGGCCTGtatatgcacacacatacaccattaaacacaaaatgaaatacTATTGAGTGTCAACCTAACATTGAAATCCTAACTTAACAATAGCCTCAAGGTTTCTCAGCATGTTCATATGACCCGATGTTCGTGCTCTGGAACCCATGGCTTCAAAACGAGATAGACAAGGAATGGAGTGTGTGAACATGAATCCAAACATTCTATCATAAATAAAATTTGAAGATTTTGTTGCCAAAATCTTAATCATTAAGTCTACTGCAGGACAGGGGCCAGGATAAGCTGAATATCtgggtaaaatatgcatacagaTAATTTCCAATTACACCTTGAAAAGTAATTGTAACCTACCAATtacacatttaaaatgttagaCACAAAACGTTTAAAACATATGGGTAcagaatatatttataaatatcaCTTGCAAAATGAAAAAGACATTGATTGCTATCAAGTTGTTCTGTTAGTATAGGACTACTGGTTGTAGTTTAGGATGAGtgattttttatgaaatcatttcctTTATATATAACTTGGTTTTGATTAGGTATGGCATAAGGCAACACATATCTGCGTGGGAAACTTACTCAATGACATATACTTAGGCAAGTAAAATCACTGACATAACCACATATTTGAAGGCACTTTGAGTaatggaaaatgaaatacccaGTCAACATTCACAGTACCCACtcaaaaaaatacaatgagtaCAGTAGCTAACTATTATCTGAATCTCTCAAGGATGTGTAAAATCACCGGTAAATGGAAGCACTGCCCCTTCTAAATTAATCTTTAACAGCATTTTCCAAAGATTTTGGAGTCATTATGTGGAAGATGAAATTTAACCTTAACCCCTTAGCATGGATGagttttgttgatgtttaagGCAGCAAGGTTTGCAGACTTTTAAATCTTTTATCTTTTTGAGCCGTGCCTTATCACCACTTATAGAGATGATGACTAGAGTTGCCACAAGAATGATAAGCAATCAGGCCATTAGAACTAATTAGCAATTTGCTGATCACGCAAGACACAGACTAAGATTGATAAACATTGATAAAATTATTATGACCACCACCATGTACTCTCACGCTAAGAGTAAGGTCACCTAAAATATACACCAATACTCTTTTAGTCATTTACCACAATTTACATCTCTGATGTACTAGTAAGTTATTAATACATGAAAACAAGTCCTCAAACttgaaagagtgaatgagtttagttttatgctgcttttagaaatattccagcaatatcacaggggtGAGGCAgggggagacaccagaaatgtgcttatCACATGAATATACCCATATGGGAGgtatcaaacccggatcttcagagtGACAAGTGACCACTtcaactactagactaccccactggcCCAAACTTGAAAGAAGTCAGAGGCATAACACTGTAGTATTTCAGGTAGAACATCAAGTTGGCTGGAATGACAAGGAAAGCTGGTCCAGACAGGCAAGTGAGAGAAGACATGAGTAACAATGTGCATTATGACGATACACTGACAGCAATGCCATATGCTCCAAGTCAACCTTTACATAAATGTGAAGTTGAATCCTGGGGATCCCTTTATTACATACCCTGATGTTCCAGACATTTGCACAGgggttcaatattttttttaaaagccacttacCACAGGGCAAGCGACATTAAGAAAATAACTTGTCTTGACAAACTTGCCAATTGCCCTGATTTTTacgacataatcatgatgatgtaattaagACATAATAAaccaacatggtatttgatgttgatgtttactGGACTTTTTATAAGTGATAAAAAGCTAAGAAAGAcgactctactttattatcactgGGAgcgatgggatagcctagtggttaaagcattcgctcgtcacgccaaagacccgggt
The nucleotide sequence above comes from Haliotis asinina isolate JCU_RB_2024 chromosome 5, JCU_Hal_asi_v2, whole genome shotgun sequence. Encoded proteins:
- the LOC137283580 gene encoding DCN1-like protein 3, giving the protein MGKCLSCCEAPGQPGPDAQFVDPQRAISSSQSRSSTGFVSESKELKRTAAATDTNYGTGRPPITPSDKKMFTQYPKLPPIKKQSNGESKRLSLISKDFQESKVIAMFDMYKDSEDDDVILAEGVEKFCEDLDVKPEEFIVLVIAWKFQADQMCRFTRDEFINGCRNLKCDSLKSIRSKFPELLSEVENKQSFKDLYRWTYKFGLDSDTGQRTLQTEMAMSLWKLVFSQHEPLLLDHWLEFLSKHQNIRGIPRDTWDMFLNFTEQVGEDLTTYDDTEAWPSLFDDFVEFENDRQNQNVMTD